In a genomic window of Streptomyces noursei ATCC 11455:
- a CDS encoding glucose 1-dehydrogenase, giving the protein MSEFANKVAVITGAATGVGRATALALAERGVQVALADINVEEGHKTLAMVEETGGGGIFVATDVRREDQVQAMVRQTLKEFGALHYGVNNAGVTQQAAPLTRQSEAVFHEVMDTNVKGVWLGMKHTLPHIVAAGGGAVVNTASGFSTTAAAGVAFYVASKHAVLGLTRSAALEFIDQGVRVNAVLPGGIDTPMVQRFSALNPDLMDQTAAAHPIGRIARPEEIANAIVWLLSDAASFAVGSPLVIDGGYTTR; this is encoded by the coding sequence ATGAGCGAGTTCGCGAACAAGGTCGCGGTGATCACTGGCGCTGCGACCGGGGTGGGCCGGGCCACCGCCCTGGCGCTGGCCGAACGAGGCGTCCAGGTCGCGCTCGCGGACATCAACGTCGAGGAAGGCCACAAGACGCTGGCGATGGTGGAGGAAACCGGTGGTGGGGGCATCTTCGTCGCCACCGATGTCCGCCGCGAGGACCAGGTGCAGGCGATGGTCCGGCAGACGCTCAAGGAGTTCGGAGCACTGCACTACGGCGTCAACAACGCCGGGGTCACCCAACAGGCGGCCCCCCTCACACGACAGTCCGAGGCCGTTTTCCACGAGGTGATGGACACCAACGTCAAGGGCGTGTGGCTGGGGATGAAGCACACCCTGCCGCACATCGTCGCCGCGGGCGGTGGGGCCGTGGTCAACACCGCGTCGGGCTTCAGTACCACCGCCGCGGCCGGAGTGGCCTTCTACGTGGCTTCCAAACACGCGGTCCTCGGACTGACCCGGTCCGCCGCGCTGGAGTTCATCGATCAAGGGGTGCGGGTCAACGCGGTGCTGCCGGGAGGCATCGACACCCCGATGGTGCAGCGGTTCTCGGCGCTCAATCCCGATCTGATGGATCAGACCGCGGCCGCCCATCCCATCGGCCGCATCGCCCGGCCCGAGGAGATCGCCAACGCGATCGTCTGGTTGCTGTCGGACGCCGCAAGCTTCGCCGTGGGCTCTCCGCTGGTCATCGACGGGGGCTACACCACGCGGTGA
- a CDS encoding helix-turn-helix domain-containing protein: protein MGGVTSFDGAARISPSSGSAIEFRRVGDGVPVAAHERAVLDVSSGALGWRGIAVEGGRMPGWEVTDLVVEQHMVALNLDAEPLVFERVVGGRPRIVTMPPGSVWVNPAGHPITHRIRAHSHYLNLTLDDQRLALLTGRDDLVLRGAVGESSPQLAALMTAVSAEARQGGRHGTTLLDTLALAVASLLHQDFSVRPAVREPSGALSARQVSAATELMRSRLAEGVSVVELAASAGYSPDHFTRCFRRATGDTPHRYLTRLRVEEARCLLLGTARTVADIAAATGFADHAHLTRTLRRALNVTPSELRRS, encoded by the coding sequence ATGGGCGGCGTGACGTCGTTCGATGGGGCTGCTCGCATTTCACCGTCGTCCGGTAGCGCGATCGAGTTCCGGCGCGTGGGGGACGGGGTGCCGGTCGCTGCACATGAACGGGCCGTCCTGGACGTGTCCAGTGGCGCGCTGGGGTGGCGTGGGATCGCGGTGGAGGGCGGCCGGATGCCCGGCTGGGAGGTGACGGACCTGGTCGTCGAGCAGCATATGGTGGCGTTGAATCTGGACGCCGAGCCGTTGGTGTTCGAGCGGGTGGTGGGTGGCCGGCCCCGGATCGTCACCATGCCACCCGGGTCGGTCTGGGTGAATCCGGCAGGTCACCCCATCACGCATCGGATCCGGGCGCACTCGCACTACCTGAACCTGACCCTGGACGACCAGCGGCTCGCGCTGCTGACCGGACGGGACGACCTGGTGCTGCGCGGTGCGGTCGGGGAAAGCAGCCCGCAGCTCGCTGCCCTGATGACCGCGGTGTCGGCTGAAGCGCGTCAAGGCGGACGTCACGGCACCACGCTGCTCGACACGCTGGCGCTGGCGGTGGCGTCCCTGCTGCATCAGGACTTCTCCGTCCGGCCTGCCGTGCGGGAACCGTCCGGCGCGCTCAGCGCCCGACAAGTGTCCGCCGCGACGGAGTTGATGCGCTCGCGACTGGCGGAGGGGGTATCGGTGGTCGAACTCGCCGCGTCGGCCGGGTACAGCCCGGACCATTTCACTCGCTGCTTCCGACGGGCGACCGGAGACACCCCGCACCGGTATCTGACGCGTCTGCGGGTGGAGGAGGCGCGGTGTCTGCTGCTGGGCACCGCCCGCACTGTGGCAGACATCGCGGCCGCCACCGGCTTTGCCGACCACGCACACCTGACACGCACCCTGCGACGTGCCTTGAACGTGACGCCCAGCGAACTCCGAAGGTCCTGA
- a CDS encoding MDR family NADP-dependent oxidoreductase has product MSAAFAVPATHREVHLLTRPTGVPSEEHFAVVEAPVPVPGPGQVLVRTTTLAVLTIMSELIRGRGELPMRPFDVGACVPGPGIGEVVDAGDSGLRVGDLVASQTGGWREYAALDAQAVQRLDPGAMPYPAAHLSQGAAAYLGVVRAGEVRQGDTVFVTSAAGGVGSLAGQIARLRGAARVIGSTSSPRKADILTKELGYDAVVLRNAGSLDEQLRAAAPDGLDVVVDNVGGEQLKSAMALARRGARIALIGALAGQLGDSAVTEIDPHALISGGVTLRGAALFDHLDIIPEWTDFFARALRDGTLTFPRTVLNGLDQAPRALRELVEGRHTGAVHVEL; this is encoded by the coding sequence ATGTCCGCAGCATTCGCCGTCCCGGCGACCCATCGAGAGGTTCACCTCCTCACCCGTCCCACGGGTGTGCCGTCCGAGGAGCACTTCGCCGTCGTGGAGGCCCCGGTGCCCGTGCCGGGGCCGGGCCAGGTGCTCGTCCGCACGACCACACTGGCCGTCCTCACCATCATGAGCGAACTGATCCGTGGCCGCGGCGAGTTGCCGATGCGGCCGTTCGACGTCGGCGCCTGCGTGCCGGGGCCCGGTATCGGAGAGGTCGTGGACGCGGGCGACAGCGGTCTGCGGGTGGGGGATCTGGTTGCCAGTCAGACCGGTGGCTGGCGGGAGTACGCGGCGCTGGACGCCCAGGCCGTCCAGCGCCTGGACCCAGGTGCGATGCCCTACCCGGCCGCGCACCTCTCGCAAGGCGCCGCGGCCTACCTGGGTGTCGTGCGTGCCGGTGAAGTCCGCCAGGGCGACACGGTGTTCGTGACCAGCGCGGCCGGTGGTGTGGGCTCCCTGGCCGGGCAGATCGCCAGGCTGCGCGGCGCGGCCCGGGTCATCGGCTCCACCAGCTCACCGCGCAAGGCCGACATCCTGACGAAGGAACTGGGCTACGACGCCGTGGTGCTGCGCAACGCCGGCTCCCTCGACGAACAACTGCGGGCCGCCGCGCCGGACGGGCTCGACGTGGTCGTCGACAACGTGGGTGGCGAGCAGCTGAAGTCGGCGATGGCGTTGGCCCGACGCGGGGCGCGCATCGCGTTGATCGGCGCGCTGGCCGGGCAGTTGGGCGACTCGGCCGTCACGGAGATCGACCCCCATGCCCTCATCTCGGGCGGCGTCACGTTGCGGGGCGCGGCGCTCTTCGATCACCTCGACATCATCCCTGAGTGGACCGACTTCTTCGCCCGCGCACTGCGGGACGGCACGCTCACCTTCCCCCGCACCGTGCTGAACGGGCTCGACCAGGCACCGCGCGCACTGCGGGAGCTGGTGGAGGGCCGGCACACAGGTGCGGTGCACGTGGAGCTCTGA
- a CDS encoding VOC family protein, translating to MSSIRQVQVTFDCAEPERVARFWCEVLGYVVPPPPEGFATWDAYDRSLPPERQGSAFACKDPSGVGPRLFFQRVPEGKVVKNRVHLDVRVGTGLVGEERLAALEAECTRLVALGAVRVQLLPADGVDESCIVMQDIEGNEFCLD from the coding sequence ATGTCATCGATCAGGCAGGTCCAAGTCACTTTCGACTGCGCTGAACCTGAGCGCGTCGCTCGTTTCTGGTGCGAGGTGTTGGGGTACGTCGTACCGCCGCCACCGGAGGGGTTCGCCACGTGGGACGCCTACGATCGTTCGCTGCCGCCTGAGCGTCAGGGTTCAGCGTTCGCCTGCAAGGATCCCTCAGGTGTGGGCCCGCGACTGTTCTTTCAGCGCGTTCCCGAGGGAAAGGTCGTCAAGAACCGGGTGCATCTCGACGTGCGGGTCGGCACCGGACTGGTGGGCGAAGAGCGCCTGGCCGCGCTTGAGGCCGAGTGCACACGACTGGTCGCGCTCGGTGCGGTCCGCGTGCAACTGCTGCCTGCCGATGGCGTCGATGAGTCCTGCATCGTGATGCAGGACATCGAGGGCAACGAGTTCTGTCTCGACTGA
- a CDS encoding cupin domain-containing protein, which translates to MTDDQSRIPARALLRRPGDGELIDVAGVAHFFRLTGEHTGGHFAFEEFSLAPGAIGARPHVHEGHDEYFYVLEGELTLHTGDGEVTAGPGHLLAATRGTPHGFRNAGPTLARALCLYTPAGYEDYFRDVHAAVSAGAEATDELLAEFRSRYRTTSYQVPPASLPASAHEDAPRSNH; encoded by the coding sequence ATGACCGATGACCAGTCCCGAATTCCCGCCCGTGCGCTGCTGCGTCGCCCCGGGGACGGTGAGCTCATAGACGTCGCCGGTGTCGCGCACTTCTTCCGGTTGACCGGCGAACACACGGGCGGGCACTTCGCCTTCGAGGAGTTCAGCCTCGCCCCTGGAGCGATCGGCGCCAGACCGCATGTGCACGAGGGGCACGACGAGTACTTCTACGTCCTGGAGGGCGAGTTGACGCTGCACACCGGGGACGGCGAGGTGACGGCCGGTCCCGGGCATCTGCTCGCCGCGACCCGCGGCACCCCGCACGGCTTCCGCAATGCGGGCCCGACCCTCGCACGCGCCCTGTGTCTCTACACTCCCGCCGGCTACGAGGACTACTTCCGCGACGTCCACGCCGCGGTGAGCGCCGGGGCCGAAGCGACCGATGAACTGCTGGCCGAATTCCGCAGCCGCTACCGGACCACTTCCTACCAGGTTCCCCCGGCATCGTTGCCCGCCTCAGCTCACGAGGACGCGCCCCGGTCGAACCATTAG
- a CDS encoding alpha/beta fold hydrolase → MTDNAPHVPDLARAADGTRLAYQRRGTGHPLVLLSGQANNHHWWDPVRADFHGTHTTITLDYRGTGDSEAPQDGYSTRQFADDVIAVLDASGVERADVYGTSMGGRVAQWVAARYPERVRRLVLGCTSPGGPYAVERDASVRRALAHPDPETARRTLVDLMYSPAWRADHPGPYPTLGDPHMPPHARRGHLVASNAHDAWDALPDIGAPTLILHGDQDQLTPPDNVPLLAARIPDARTHLFRGARHAYFHERRAEAGGLVAAFLGG, encoded by the coding sequence ATGACCGACAACGCCCCGCACGTTCCCGACCTCGCCCGCGCCGCCGACGGCACCCGGCTCGCCTACCAGCGCCGGGGCACGGGACACCCCCTCGTCCTGCTGTCCGGGCAGGCCAACAACCACCACTGGTGGGACCCGGTGCGGGCGGACTTCCACGGCACGCACACCACGATCACCCTCGACTACCGCGGCACCGGTGACAGCGAAGCACCGCAGGACGGCTACTCCACACGGCAGTTCGCGGACGACGTCATCGCGGTGCTCGACGCCTCGGGTGTCGAGCGGGCCGACGTCTACGGGACCTCCATGGGCGGCCGGGTCGCCCAGTGGGTCGCCGCACGGTACCCCGAGCGGGTCCGGCGGCTCGTCCTGGGCTGCACCTCCCCGGGCGGCCCGTACGCCGTGGAACGCGACGCTTCCGTGCGGCGCGCCCTGGCCCACCCCGACCCGGAGACCGCGCGCCGGACCCTGGTGGACCTGATGTACTCCCCCGCCTGGCGCGCCGACCACCCCGGCCCCTACCCGACCCTCGGCGACCCCCACATGCCCCCGCACGCCCGCCGCGGACACCTGGTGGCCAGCAACGCGCACGATGCCTGGGACGCGCTCCCCGACATCGGCGCGCCCACCCTGATCCTCCACGGCGACCAGGACCAGCTCACCCCGCCGGACAACGTCCCGCTGCTCGCCGCCCGCATCCCGGACGCCAGGACACACCTCTTCCGCGGTGCCCGGCACGCCTACTTCCACGAGCGCCGCGCGGAGGCCGGCGGCCTGGTCGCGGCGTTCCTGGGCGGCTAG
- a CDS encoding acyl-CoA dehydrogenase family protein translates to MSTLDVLSEDEQSVVGTVHDFVDKDVKPVVRELEHGDIYPEALIERMKRLGVFGLAVPEEYGGTPVSTPCYVLVTEELARGWMSLAGAMGGHTVVAKLLVRYGTEEQKRRYLPKMATGEIRATMALTEPGGGSDLQALRTVARKDARGGGYLINGTKTWITNSRRSQLIALLCKTDPTAAPAHRGISLLLVEHGPGLTVSRDLPKLGYKGVESCELSFEDCRAPDDALLGGVEGKGFGQMMKGLETGRLQVAARALGVGRAALEDALAYARQREAFGKPIWQHQSIGNYLADMATSLTAARQLTLYAAREADAGRRVDMEAGMAKLFASETALQIALNAVRIHGGYGYSAEFDVERYFRDAPLMIVGEGTNEIQRNVIAGQLVKRGGLDA, encoded by the coding sequence ATGAGCACCCTCGATGTCCTCTCGGAGGACGAGCAGAGCGTCGTCGGCACGGTGCACGACTTCGTCGACAAGGACGTCAAACCCGTCGTCCGGGAACTGGAGCACGGCGACATCTACCCCGAGGCGCTGATCGAGCGGATGAAGCGGCTCGGCGTCTTCGGTCTCGCCGTCCCCGAGGAGTACGGCGGAACGCCCGTCTCCACCCCGTGCTACGTCCTGGTCACCGAGGAGTTGGCGCGCGGCTGGATGAGCCTGGCCGGGGCGATGGGCGGCCACACCGTCGTCGCCAAGCTGCTGGTGCGCTACGGCACCGAGGAGCAGAAGCGCCGCTATCTGCCGAAGATGGCCACCGGCGAGATCCGGGCCACCATGGCGCTGACCGAACCGGGCGGGGGCTCCGACCTCCAGGCCCTGCGCACGGTCGCCCGCAAGGACGCGCGCGGCGGGGGCTACCTGATCAACGGGACGAAGACCTGGATCACCAACTCCCGCCGCTCGCAACTGATCGCGCTGCTGTGCAAGACCGACCCGACCGCCGCCCCCGCGCACCGGGGCATCTCCCTCCTCCTTGTCGAGCACGGCCCCGGGCTCACCGTCTCCCGGGACCTGCCCAAGCTCGGCTACAAGGGCGTGGAGAGCTGCGAGCTGTCGTTCGAGGACTGCCGGGCGCCGGACGACGCCCTGCTGGGCGGCGTCGAGGGCAAGGGTTTCGGCCAGATGATGAAGGGCCTGGAGACCGGCCGGCTCCAGGTCGCCGCCCGGGCCCTCGGCGTCGGACGCGCGGCCCTGGAGGACGCCCTCGCCTACGCCCGGCAGCGCGAGGCGTTCGGCAAGCCGATCTGGCAGCACCAGTCCATCGGCAACTACCTCGCGGACATGGCCACGTCGCTCACCGCGGCCCGTCAGCTCACCCTGTACGCGGCGCGCGAGGCGGACGCCGGCCGAAGGGTGGACATGGAGGCCGGCATGGCCAAGCTCTTCGCGTCCGAGACCGCCCTGCAGATCGCCCTCAACGCGGTGCGGATCCACGGCGGTTACGGCTATTCCGCCGAGTTCGACGTGGAGCGGTACTTCCGTGACGCGCCGCTGATGATCGTGGGTGAGGGCACCAACGAGATCCAGCGCAATGTGATCGCCGGCCAGCTGGTCAAGCGCGGCGGCCTCGACGCGTGA
- a CDS encoding GNAT family N-acetyltransferase, translating to MPEPTPALPAGYQGRPATADDVPAIHRLVAECERALHGRAQTDPGGIAADFNRPGLVPESDTLLVHDGVGRLAARAWVNRRSEVDVHPVHRGRGLGAALLDWAEARARRAGSEGIVQTVPDDDAHAVALLRSRGYAPLVTAWLLEFTMPDEPEAPELPEPPPGVTIRPFRAGDEHAAHRLVEDAFAAWQPRRMPYEEWARHTVDRPTFAPAMSPLAFVDGQLVGAVMSLDLHDTGEGLLEQVAVHRDHRNRGVARLLLRHAFRAFHRQGRRTCTLWTHSDTGALTLYLRVGMTVRRSSTVFRKGLTAGV from the coding sequence ATGCCTGAACCCACGCCGGCGCTGCCGGCCGGCTACCAGGGGCGGCCGGCGACCGCCGACGACGTGCCGGCCATCCACCGCCTGGTCGCGGAGTGCGAGCGCGCACTGCACGGCCGGGCGCAGACCGACCCCGGCGGCATCGCCGCGGACTTCAACAGGCCGGGCCTGGTGCCGGAGTCGGACACCCTGCTGGTCCATGACGGGGTGGGCCGGTTGGCCGCCCGGGCCTGGGTGAACCGGCGTTCCGAGGTGGACGTCCACCCCGTGCACCGGGGTCGCGGCCTGGGGGCCGCGCTGCTGGACTGGGCCGAGGCCCGGGCCCGCCGGGCCGGGAGCGAGGGGATCGTCCAGACCGTGCCGGACGACGACGCGCACGCCGTCGCACTGCTGCGGTCGCGCGGGTACGCGCCGCTGGTGACCGCCTGGCTGCTGGAGTTCACGATGCCCGACGAGCCGGAGGCGCCCGAGCTGCCCGAGCCGCCCCCGGGCGTCACGATCCGGCCGTTCCGCGCCGGCGACGAGCACGCCGCGCACCGGCTCGTCGAGGACGCCTTCGCCGCATGGCAACCGCGCCGCATGCCGTACGAGGAATGGGCCCGGCACACCGTCGACCGGCCCACCTTCGCGCCCGCCATGTCGCCGCTCGCCTTCGTCGACGGCCAACTCGTCGGCGCCGTCATGTCGTTGGACCTGCACGACACGGGCGAGGGCCTTCTGGAGCAGGTCGCGGTCCACCGCGACCACCGCAACCGGGGCGTGGCCCGCCTCCTGCTGCGCCACGCCTTCCGCGCCTTCCACCGACAGGGCCGGCGGACCTGCACCCTGTGGACCCACTCGGACACCGGCGCGCTCACCCTGTACCTGCGGGTGGGCATGACGGTCAGGCGCAGTTCCACGGTCTTCCGCAAGGGGCTGACGGCAGGCGTCTGA
- a CDS encoding alpha/beta hydrolase, producing the protein MPGLRGSLAVLAAGALSGALAGIPAAVASPGPDPAAAGPDLTRFYAQRPAWQPCPAGFPGTGPSPSSHGSPPPTGAAPPSAGARRFQCARLEVPRDYAHPERGTLRVQLVRLPATGPGKRLGSLVINPGGPGDSGVNYLVGNSDGFAHLGQRYDLVSFDPRGTGHTEPISCGTGYTPAGGTGADSLGANEKRINEACGRYSGELLPWVGTPDVARDMDVLRSAVGDRKLNYLGFSYGTRLGSVYAHTFPRTAGRLVLDSVEDPTKNTWQTAVAQARGFQRVLDDFATDCVHTGHCPMGSEDATVRRQLTDWYQKLTDHPLKVRGTQVDGTAYVYALRQSLYSRDSWPALRDALAQLRDGDGSGILQLSGNGGGSTGTAARRPGLAATAAMPSQDQLALRAISCRDTSERYGPADFPRAQRELTQASPLFGPDIAPTLLDCYGWPVPGDDSSRDVAAHDAPPALLVATTDDPATPYEGAAHMARALGNGSVVLTYHGEGHAAYPSGNPCVRQKVDAFLMDGVLPVGGTGCR; encoded by the coding sequence ATGCCGGGTCTTCGCGGATCCCTCGCGGTGCTGGCGGCGGGTGCGCTGTCCGGCGCCCTGGCCGGGATTCCGGCCGCGGTGGCGTCCCCCGGCCCGGACCCGGCCGCCGCCGGCCCGGACCTCACCCGCTTCTACGCGCAGCGGCCGGCCTGGCAGCCCTGTCCGGCGGGCTTCCCCGGCACCGGACCGTCCCCGTCCTCGCACGGCTCGCCGCCACCGACCGGCGCCGCGCCGCCGTCCGCCGGCGCGCGCCGCTTCCAGTGCGCCCGGCTGGAGGTCCCGCGCGACTACGCCCACCCCGAGCGCGGCACGCTGCGCGTGCAACTGGTCCGGCTGCCGGCGACCGGGCCCGGCAAGCGGCTCGGTTCGCTGGTCATCAACCCCGGCGGCCCCGGCGACTCGGGCGTGAACTACCTCGTCGGCAACAGCGACGGCTTCGCTCACCTCGGCCAGCGCTACGACCTGGTGAGCTTCGACCCGCGCGGCACCGGCCACACCGAACCGATCTCCTGCGGCACCGGCTACACCCCGGCCGGCGGCACCGGCGCGGACAGCCTCGGCGCCAACGAGAAGCGCATCAACGAAGCCTGCGGCCGGTACTCCGGCGAGCTGCTGCCCTGGGTCGGCACCCCCGACGTCGCCCGGGACATGGACGTCCTGCGGTCCGCCGTCGGCGACCGCAAGCTCAACTACCTGGGCTTCTCCTACGGCACCCGGCTCGGCTCGGTCTACGCTCACACCTTCCCCCGCACCGCCGGCCGGTTGGTGCTGGACAGCGTCGAGGATCCGACCAAGAACACCTGGCAGACCGCGGTCGCCCAGGCCCGCGGCTTCCAGCGGGTGCTCGACGACTTCGCCACCGACTGCGTGCACACCGGCCACTGCCCGATGGGCTCCGAAGACGCGACCGTACGACGGCAACTCACCGATTGGTACCAGAAGTTGACGGACCATCCGCTGAAGGTGCGGGGCACGCAGGTCGACGGCACGGCCTATGTCTACGCGCTGCGGCAGTCCCTCTACAGCCGGGACAGCTGGCCCGCCCTGCGGGACGCCCTGGCGCAGCTGCGCGACGGGGACGGGTCCGGGATCCTCCAGCTGAGCGGCAACGGGGGCGGCAGCACCGGCACCGCCGCCCGTCGCCCCGGGCTCGCCGCGACCGCGGCGATGCCCTCCCAGGACCAACTGGCCCTCCGGGCGATCAGCTGCCGGGACACCTCCGAGCGCTACGGCCCCGCCGACTTCCCGCGCGCCCAGCGCGAACTCACCCAGGCGTCCCCGCTCTTCGGCCCGGACATCGCCCCGACACTGCTGGACTGCTACGGCTGGCCCGTCCCGGGCGACGACTCCTCCCGCGACGTGGCCGCCCACGACGCACCGCCGGCCCTGCTCGTCGCCACCACCGACGACCCGGCCACACCGTACGAGGGCGCCGCGCACATGGCCCGGGCGCTGGGCAACGGCAGCGTGGTGCTGACGTACCACGGCGAGGGACACGCCGCGTACCCCTCCGGCAACCCGTGCGTGCGGCAGAAGGTGGACGCGTTCCTGATGGACGGGGTGCTGCCGGTGGGCGGCACGGGCTGTCGCTGA
- the ku gene encoding non-homologous end joining protein Ku produces MRPTAKFSLSFGLVTIPVAAYNATDAAASVSFVRIHTADGGRVRNQPVCSLEGTEVSPDEIGRGYRTDDDTIVPLTDDDLDALPLPTARTLTILAFVAGGDIDPLQIGKGYYLGADGPAAAKPYALLRDAMERHRRVGLGKIALHGRETLAMIRPVEDVLVMQVLLWPHQIRPMTGVLPDREVKVAAAEVRAAETLMDSFGGLSEEDVHDHYREALEEIVAAKLAHREPEFEAGEEPPAGRVMDLMAALQDSVRAAKRARGELDEAAEADGSGDGRPTGRTATRTAARKTASRKTAAAGKTAAAGRTAQRKPAKATAAGTGTGTGTGTAKAGSPAGKKTTAAARGSGAQKAAGTARKTAGTARKTAAAKRATGRGRKAG; encoded by the coding sequence ATGCGCCCCACCGCGAAGTTCTCCCTCAGCTTCGGCCTGGTCACGATCCCGGTGGCCGCCTACAACGCCACCGACGCCGCCGCCTCGGTCAGCTTCGTGCGGATCCACACGGCGGACGGCGGACGGGTCCGCAACCAGCCGGTCTGCTCCCTCGAAGGCACCGAGGTCTCCCCCGACGAGATCGGCCGCGGCTACCGGACCGACGACGACACCATCGTCCCGCTGACCGACGACGACCTGGACGCGCTGCCGCTGCCGACCGCCAGGACCCTGACCATCCTGGCCTTCGTCGCCGGCGGCGACATCGATCCGCTCCAGATCGGCAAGGGCTACTACCTGGGCGCCGACGGCCCCGCGGCGGCCAAGCCCTACGCCCTGCTGCGGGACGCGATGGAGCGGCACCGGCGGGTGGGCCTGGGCAAGATCGCGCTGCACGGCCGGGAGACCCTGGCCATGATCCGGCCGGTGGAGGACGTGCTGGTCATGCAGGTGCTGCTGTGGCCGCACCAGATCCGTCCGATGACCGGTGTCCTCCCGGACCGGGAGGTCAAGGTCGCCGCCGCCGAGGTACGGGCGGCGGAGACGCTGATGGACTCCTTCGGCGGGCTGTCCGAGGAGGACGTGCACGACCACTACCGGGAGGCCCTGGAGGAGATCGTCGCGGCCAAGCTCGCGCACCGCGAGCCCGAGTTCGAGGCCGGCGAGGAGCCGCCGGCGGGCCGGGTGATGGACCTGATGGCGGCGCTCCAGGACAGCGTGCGGGCCGCGAAGCGGGCCCGCGGCGAGCTCGACGAGGCGGCGGAGGCGGACGGCAGCGGCGACGGGCGCCCGACCGGCCGTACGGCGACGAGGACGGCGGCCCGCAAGACCGCTTCCCGGAAGACCGCCGCCGCGGGCAAGACCGCGGCGGCTGGCAGGACCGCGCAGCGCAAGCCCGCCAAGGCCACGGCGGCGGGCACGGGGACGGGGACAGGGACGGGGACGGCGAAGGCCGGTTCCCCGGCCGGGAAGAAGACGACCGCGGCGGCCAGGGGCAGCGGCGCGCAGAAGGCCGCGGGCACGGCCCGGAAGACCGCGGGAACCGCCCGGAAGACCGCGGCGGCCAAGCGGGCCACCGGCCGCGGCCGGAAGGCGGGATGA
- a CDS encoding endonuclease — MSPRPAHQDLVRALLDRHGRTYAAEAGIRLRDTPQPLYQLLVLADLLGARIRASVAVAAARALFHAGLGTPRRMADAPWRQRVEALGAGGYRRYDESTATRLGDGARLLLDRYGGDLRRMREAADGDLGALRGALQELPGVGPAGSGIFVREVQGVWPEFAPYLDAKALQGARRLGLPEDPDRLRRLVPAAGTAALASALVRAALDPSVAEEVRERAGQFA, encoded by the coding sequence ATGAGCCCGCGCCCCGCCCACCAGGACCTCGTCCGGGCCCTGCTGGACCGCCACGGACGGACCTACGCCGCCGAGGCCGGGATCCGTCTGCGCGACACCCCGCAACCGCTCTACCAGCTCCTGGTCCTCGCCGACCTGCTCGGTGCGCGGATCCGCGCCTCGGTTGCGGTGGCGGCGGCCCGCGCCCTGTTCCACGCCGGGCTGGGCACGCCCCGGCGGATGGCCGACGCGCCCTGGCGGCAGCGGGTCGAGGCGCTCGGCGCGGGCGGCTACCGCCGCTACGACGAGAGCACCGCCACCCGCCTCGGCGACGGGGCGCGGCTCCTGCTGGACCGCTACGGCGGCGATCTGCGGCGGATGCGGGAGGCGGCCGACGGCGACCTCGGGGCGCTGCGCGGCGCGCTCCAGGAACTGCCGGGCGTCGGGCCGGCCGGATCCGGCATCTTCGTCCGCGAAGTGCAGGGCGTATGGCCGGAGTTCGCCCCGTACCTCGACGCCAAGGCCCTCCAGGGCGCCCGGCGGTTGGGGCTGCCGGAGGACCCGGACCGGCTGCGCCGGCTGGTGCCCGCGGCCGGGACCGCCGCGCTGGCCTCGGCGCTGGTGCGCGCGGCGCTGGACCCGTCGGTGGCCGAGGAGGTGCGGGAACGGGCCGGGCAGTTCGCCTGA